A stretch of Arachis hypogaea cultivar Tifrunner chromosome 15, arahy.Tifrunner.gnm2.J5K5, whole genome shotgun sequence DNA encodes these proteins:
- the LOC112749920 gene encoding cysteine-rich receptor-like protein kinase 15 isoform X2: MLYQSNLLFGLLAEKVIMDKDKDTPLVMYMFVICMLLLCVGSSTDPLDTYCPTEFPLYSSNSTFDNNLKLLLGLLPSNTASKNGFYNTSVGDGEDKVYGQALCRGDITNSTVCKECIQKASQDLTKMCNSEDAIIWYELCQVRYSFQMFFTSMTYTGKYPNHNLKEKNISHPSGFDQVLAYLMNNLSQEAAFIPANNMFAAGEIQYSGSDGIKNKKLYGLVQCTRDTSQADCATCLSSALTELTQCCSFREGGIILSRTCNVRFESYRFFNHSSAKMLLFPTSKGGEKWKPWMFALTIGGSLLVLAVTILLCTACLLRKGDTERDEERIERTLLQQLASSKSVAVTQEGDLISSDELSFMNLATIKDATDDFSDTNKLGQGGFGAVYKGVLPDGSEVAVKRLSKKSWQGIEELKNEVILIAKLQHKNLVRLLGCGLEGDEKFLIYEFMSNKSLDQFIFDPEKRSEFDWHTWYGIINGIARGLLYLHEESRLKIIHRDLKPNNVLLDHEMVAKISDFGMARIFYENQNTANTKRVVGTYGYMAPEYAMEGLFSVKSDVFSFGVMLLEIINGKRNSGFYTTELAPTLLAYAWQLWNEERKLEFVDPVLLESCVACEVVKCMHIGLLCVQEDPELRPNMSSVVVLLGSEQMALPKPSQPAFSLGRAFHVDQDPGPATTTNPSMNGGSILSSVLPR; the protein is encoded by the exons ATGCTCTATCAGTCTAACTTACTTTTTGGTCTTTTGGCTGAAAAGGTGATCATGGACAAGGACAAGGACACACCTTTAGTTATGTATATGTTTGTCATTTGTATGTTATTGTTATGTGTTGGAAGCAGCACAGACCCTCTTGACACATATTGTCCAACTGAATTCCCATTATATAGCAGCAACAGCACATTTGACAATAACCTGAAGCTTCTTTTGGGGTTGCTGCCCTCCAACACGGCTTCCAAGAATGGCTTCTACAACACATCCGTGGGAGATGGGGAAGACAAGGTGTACGGACAAGCACTGTGCAGAGGAGACATCACCAACTCCACAGTCTGCAAGGAATGCATTCAGAAAGCAAGCCAAGATTTAACAAAGATGTGCAACAGTGAAGATGCAATCATATGGTATGAGCTTTGCCAAGTCCGCTACTCCTTTCAGATGTTCTTCACGAGTATGACTTACACCGGGAAGTATCCTAACCATAATCTTAAGGAGAAGAATATCTCGCACCCTTCTGGATTTGATCAAGTCTTGGCATATCTGATGAACaacctctcacaagaagcagCTTTTATTCCTGCCAACAACATGTTTGCAGCAGGGGAGATTCAATATTCTGGTTCTGATGGTATCAAGAACAAGAAGCTTTATGGACTAGTCCAGTGTACCAGGGATACCTCTCAAGCAGACTGTGCCACTTGCTTGAGTTCTGCCTTAACAGAACTTACTCAATGCTGCTCCTTCCGAGAAGGCGGTATCATTCTTAGTCGGACTTGCAATGTGAGGTTTGAATCATACAGGTTCTTCAACCATTCATCAGCAAAGATGCTGCTCTTTCCGACTTCCAAAGGAGGGGAAAAATGGAAGCCATGGATGTTTGCATTGACAATTGGTGGTTCACTCTTAGTATTAGCAGTTACTATTTTGCTGTGCACTGCTTGCCTGCTCCGCAAAGGGGACACAGAGAGAG ATGAAGAAAGGATCGAAAGGACGCTACTACAACAGTTGGCAAGCTCCAAGAGCGTAGCAGTTACACAGGAAGGTGACCTGATTAGCTCTGATGAACTGTCGTTCATGAACTTAGCAACCATTAAGGATGCCACTGATGACTTCTCTGATACAAATAAACTGGGACAAGGAGGATTTGGTGCAGTGTACAAG GGTGTTCTACCAGATGGCAGTGAAGTTGCAGTTAAAAGGCTATCAAAAAAGTCTTGGCAAGGGATAGAGGAATTGAAAAATGAGGTCATACTCATTGCCAAGCTTCAGCATAAGAATCTAGTGAGGCTGTTGGGGTGTGGCTTAGAGGGGGATGAAAAATTTCTCATATATGAATTCATGTCAAACAAAAGCCTTGATCAATTTATCTTTG ACCCAGAGAAACGTTCCGAGTTTGATTGGCATACTTGGTATGGGATTATCAATGGCATTGCGAGAGGACTGCTTTATCTTCACGAGGAGTCTCGGCTTAAAATCATTCACAGGGATTTAAAGCCAAACAATGTGTTGTTGGACCATGAAATGGTTGCCAAAATATCAGATTTTGGTATGGCTAGGATATTTTACGAGAATCAAAATACAGCAAACACAAAGAGAGTTGTGGGAACATA TGGATATATGGCTCCCGAATATGCAATGGAAGGACTCTTCTCAGTAAAATCGGATGTGTTCAGCTTTGGTGTCATGTTGCTTGAAATAATCAACGGGAAAAGAAACAGTGGGTTCTACACAACAGAACTTGCCCCAACACTACTGGCATAT GCATGGCAGCTGTGGAATGAAGAGAGGAAGTTGGAATTTGTGGATCCAGTGTTGTTGGAATCGTGTGTGGCCTGTGAAGTTGTGAAGTGCATGCACATTGGGCTTCTGTGTGTGCAGGAAGATCCGGAGCTGAGGCCTAACATGTCAAGCGTGGTGGTTCTCCTAGGAAGTGAACAAATGGCTCTTCCAAAACCAAGTCAACCAGCATTTTCATTGGGTAGGGCGTTTCATGTTGATCAAGATCCAGGTCCAGCCACTACAACCAATCCTTCTATGAACGGGGGGAGTATATTGTCCAGTGTCTTACCTAGATGA
- the LOC112749920 gene encoding cysteine-rich receptor-like protein kinase 15 isoform X1, translating into MLYQSNLLFGLLAEKVIMDKDKDTPLVMYMFVICMLLLCVGSSTDPLDTYCPTEFPLYSSNSTFDNNLKLLLGLLPSNTASKNGFYNTSVGDGEDKVYGQALCRGDITNSTVCKECIQKASQDLTKMCNSEDAIIWYELCQVRYSFQMFFTSMTYTGKYPNHNLKEKNISHPSGFDQVLAYLMNNLSQEAAFIPANNMFAAGEIQYSGSDGIKNKKLYGLVQCTRDTSQADCATCLSSALTELTQCCSFREGGIILSRTCNVRFESYRFFNHSSAKMLLFPTSKGGEKWKPWMFALTIGGSLLVLAVTILLCTACLLRKGDTERDEERIERTLLQQLASSKSVAVTQEGDLISSDELSFMNLATIKDATDDFSDTNKLGQGGFGAVYKGVLPDGSEVAVKRLSKKSWQGIEELKNEVILIAKLQHKNLVRLLGCGLEGDEKFLIYEFMSNKSLDQFIFVDLCCCLIYFQDPEKRSEFDWHTWYGIINGIARGLLYLHEESRLKIIHRDLKPNNVLLDHEMVAKISDFGMARIFYENQNTANTKRVVGTYGYMAPEYAMEGLFSVKSDVFSFGVMLLEIINGKRNSGFYTTELAPTLLAYAWQLWNEERKLEFVDPVLLESCVACEVVKCMHIGLLCVQEDPELRPNMSSVVVLLGSEQMALPKPSQPAFSLGRAFHVDQDPGPATTTNPSMNGGSILSSVLPR; encoded by the exons ATGCTCTATCAGTCTAACTTACTTTTTGGTCTTTTGGCTGAAAAGGTGATCATGGACAAGGACAAGGACACACCTTTAGTTATGTATATGTTTGTCATTTGTATGTTATTGTTATGTGTTGGAAGCAGCACAGACCCTCTTGACACATATTGTCCAACTGAATTCCCATTATATAGCAGCAACAGCACATTTGACAATAACCTGAAGCTTCTTTTGGGGTTGCTGCCCTCCAACACGGCTTCCAAGAATGGCTTCTACAACACATCCGTGGGAGATGGGGAAGACAAGGTGTACGGACAAGCACTGTGCAGAGGAGACATCACCAACTCCACAGTCTGCAAGGAATGCATTCAGAAAGCAAGCCAAGATTTAACAAAGATGTGCAACAGTGAAGATGCAATCATATGGTATGAGCTTTGCCAAGTCCGCTACTCCTTTCAGATGTTCTTCACGAGTATGACTTACACCGGGAAGTATCCTAACCATAATCTTAAGGAGAAGAATATCTCGCACCCTTCTGGATTTGATCAAGTCTTGGCATATCTGATGAACaacctctcacaagaagcagCTTTTATTCCTGCCAACAACATGTTTGCAGCAGGGGAGATTCAATATTCTGGTTCTGATGGTATCAAGAACAAGAAGCTTTATGGACTAGTCCAGTGTACCAGGGATACCTCTCAAGCAGACTGTGCCACTTGCTTGAGTTCTGCCTTAACAGAACTTACTCAATGCTGCTCCTTCCGAGAAGGCGGTATCATTCTTAGTCGGACTTGCAATGTGAGGTTTGAATCATACAGGTTCTTCAACCATTCATCAGCAAAGATGCTGCTCTTTCCGACTTCCAAAGGAGGGGAAAAATGGAAGCCATGGATGTTTGCATTGACAATTGGTGGTTCACTCTTAGTATTAGCAGTTACTATTTTGCTGTGCACTGCTTGCCTGCTCCGCAAAGGGGACACAGAGAGAG ATGAAGAAAGGATCGAAAGGACGCTACTACAACAGTTGGCAAGCTCCAAGAGCGTAGCAGTTACACAGGAAGGTGACCTGATTAGCTCTGATGAACTGTCGTTCATGAACTTAGCAACCATTAAGGATGCCACTGATGACTTCTCTGATACAAATAAACTGGGACAAGGAGGATTTGGTGCAGTGTACAAG GGTGTTCTACCAGATGGCAGTGAAGTTGCAGTTAAAAGGCTATCAAAAAAGTCTTGGCAAGGGATAGAGGAATTGAAAAATGAGGTCATACTCATTGCCAAGCTTCAGCATAAGAATCTAGTGAGGCTGTTGGGGTGTGGCTTAGAGGGGGATGAAAAATTTCTCATATATGAATTCATGTCAAACAAAAGCCTTGATCAATTTATCTTTG TTGACTTGTGCTGTTGCTTAATATATTTTCAAGACCCAGAGAAACGTTCCGAGTTTGATTGGCATACTTGGTATGGGATTATCAATGGCATTGCGAGAGGACTGCTTTATCTTCACGAGGAGTCTCGGCTTAAAATCATTCACAGGGATTTAAAGCCAAACAATGTGTTGTTGGACCATGAAATGGTTGCCAAAATATCAGATTTTGGTATGGCTAGGATATTTTACGAGAATCAAAATACAGCAAACACAAAGAGAGTTGTGGGAACATA TGGATATATGGCTCCCGAATATGCAATGGAAGGACTCTTCTCAGTAAAATCGGATGTGTTCAGCTTTGGTGTCATGTTGCTTGAAATAATCAACGGGAAAAGAAACAGTGGGTTCTACACAACAGAACTTGCCCCAACACTACTGGCATAT GCATGGCAGCTGTGGAATGAAGAGAGGAAGTTGGAATTTGTGGATCCAGTGTTGTTGGAATCGTGTGTGGCCTGTGAAGTTGTGAAGTGCATGCACATTGGGCTTCTGTGTGTGCAGGAAGATCCGGAGCTGAGGCCTAACATGTCAAGCGTGGTGGTTCTCCTAGGAAGTGAACAAATGGCTCTTCCAAAACCAAGTCAACCAGCATTTTCATTGGGTAGGGCGTTTCATGTTGATCAAGATCCAGGTCCAGCCACTACAACCAATCCTTCTATGAACGGGGGGAGTATATTGTCCAGTGTCTTACCTAGATGA